In Chloracidobacterium sp., the following proteins share a genomic window:
- a CDS encoding DUF4920 domain-containing protein has protein sequence MKNIIVSIAFILVSAGLSFAQDSHGHAKAEVNSKGEPVVKSKENAPVELKAGESITRGEALAKGVMKVSVEKVLAAPDKYVDNTVEVEGVIVRSCKKEGCWMEMADKTDGKTVRVTFGDHKFFIPLNSAGMKVKAQGQFKTKVLDKEHVEHLIKDDGAKFDKRNADGTVTEVSFDATGAVLTKQ, from the coding sequence ATGAAAAATATCATCGTATCTATCGCATTTATTTTGGTGTCAGCAGGCTTGTCGTTTGCTCAGGACTCGCACGGCCATGCCAAGGCGGAAGTCAACAGCAAAGGTGAACCGGTCGTGAAGTCTAAGGAGAACGCACCGGTCGAGCTCAAGGCGGGCGAGTCGATCACGCGCGGTGAAGCACTTGCCAAGGGCGTGATGAAGGTATCGGTCGAGAAGGTGCTTGCCGCTCCTGACAAATACGTGGACAACACCGTCGAGGTCGAGGGCGTAATCGTCCGCTCTTGCAAGAAAGAAGGCTGCTGGATGGAGATGGCCGATAAGACCGACGGGAAAACGGTCCGCGTCACCTTCGGCGACCACAAGTTCTTCATCCCGCTCAATTCAGCCGGCATGAAGGTCAAGGCTCAGGGCCAGTTCAAAACCAAAGTGTTAGACAAGGAACACGTCGAACATCTCATTAAGGATGACGGCGCAAAGTTCGACAAGCGCAACGCCGATGGGACTGTGACCGAAGTGTCGTTTGACGCGACGGGTGCAGTCCTGACCAAGCAGTGA
- a CDS encoding type II toxin-antitoxin system Phd/YefM family antitoxin produces MKVITATAARARFFSLIDQVADEHEEVMITTKRSNAVLVSEDDWRSIQESLFLSSIPGFIESLDVASETSDDEWVSHDDILATLKGEE; encoded by the coding sequence ATGAAAGTGATAACCGCGACCGCAGCAAGAGCACGATTCTTCAGCCTTATCGATCAAGTAGCCGATGAGCACGAGGAAGTAATGATAACAACCAAGCGCAGCAACGCTGTTTTGGTGAGCGAGGACGACTGGCGTTCGATACAGGAATCTTTGTTCTTATCGTCAATACCGGGCTTCATCGAGTCACTCGACGTTGCTTCAGAAACGTCCGATGACGAGTGGGTAAGTCACGACGATATCTTGGCAACTTTGAAAGGCGAGGAATAG
- a CDS encoding sigma-70 family RNA polymerase sigma factor, which translates to MPEDKLSDHALIENIRAGDDDAFGELMSRYRGPITNYLYRFLNDYEEAVDLAQETFVRVYFALDRYHTGYAFSTYIYRIATNLAISEIRRRKRRRVLSLTGLFQGDEGSDAEYQPPDKAKLADAALVEDERSEVIGRAIAALPEKYRVPVVLRDIEGRSYDEIAEILKLGLGTTKSRISRGRGLLKEKLQHYF; encoded by the coding sequence ATGCCTGAAGACAAGCTGTCCGACCACGCCCTGATCGAGAACATTCGTGCGGGCGACGATGACGCCTTTGGCGAATTGATGTCGCGATACCGCGGGCCGATCACGAACTATCTCTATCGTTTCCTGAACGACTACGAAGAGGCCGTTGATCTGGCCCAGGAGACGTTCGTTCGCGTGTATTTCGCTCTCGACCGCTACCATACGGGCTACGCGTTCTCGACCTATATTTACCGTATCGCGACGAACCTTGCGATAAGTGAGATCAGGCGGCGAAAGCGGCGGCGGGTGTTGTCGCTCACTGGGCTGTTTCAGGGCGACGAAGGGAGCGACGCCGAGTATCAGCCGCCGGACAAGGCAAAGCTTGCCGATGCGGCACTGGTCGAGGATGAACGAAGCGAGGTCATCGGCCGGGCAATTGCGGCCTTGCCCGAGAAGTATCGCGTACCCGTAGTTCTTCGAGATATCGAGGGCCGTTCGTACGACGAAATCGCCGAGATATTGAAGCTCGGCCTCGGCACCACAAAATCGCGTATCAGCCGCGGGCGAGGGCTGTTAAAAGAGAAGCTGCAACATTATTTTTAG
- a CDS encoding Txe/YoeB family addiction module toxin, translated as MGWTLRYSKEARKDAERLHRAGLGKKTANLLEILAINPFQNSPPYEKLSGELSGRFSRRNNIQHRIVYEVIKKEKIVNVLRMWTHYE; from the coding sequence TTGGGTTGGACGCTGAGATATTCGAAAGAAGCTCGAAAGGACGCCGAGCGTCTTCACCGTGCCGGATTAGGAAAGAAAACGGCCAATCTACTTGAGATTCTTGCAATAAATCCGTTTCAAAATTCGCCACCCTATGAAAAGCTGTCAGGTGAACTCAGCGGCAGGTTTTCACGGCGAAACAACATTCAGCATCGAATTGTTTATGAGGTTATTAAGAAAGAGAAGATCGTGAATGTGCTCCGCATGTGGACCCATTACGAATAG
- a CDS encoding NAD-dependent epimerase/dehydratase family protein: MARKSSEKIGSKILITGGTGFLGTHIVRQMLDAGIKNLRVMASRVPAWMTDAGVEASEGSVTDRENVANAVKNVSAIFHLAGKVSRDNDDAADMNRVHLEGTRLLCEAAKEAGVGTIVLASSSGTIAVSETDEVVDETYPQPVEIISRWAYYASKYYQERTAIENFDGKERRLVIMNPSLLLGPEDDRLSSTKPVLDFLGRKVPYCPSGGLNFVDARDAATAFIAALEKGKHQEKYLLGAANMTFARFFGRLERLSGVAAPAMKVPKKLAMAGSSMISSLYKNWSRTSPVAPNEVEQAEHFWYFSSAKAEEQLGFAPRDPQETLQDTINHLRHNFLGEGVFK; the protein is encoded by the coding sequence ATGGCGCGAAAATCAAGCGAAAAGATCGGGAGTAAGATTCTGATAACCGGCGGCACCGGTTTTCTGGGTACGCATATCGTGCGGCAGATGCTGGATGCGGGTATTAAGAACCTGCGCGTGATGGCGTCGCGGGTGCCGGCGTGGATGACGGACGCGGGCGTTGAGGCGAGCGAGGGGTCGGTCACGGATCGTGAGAACGTCGCTAACGCCGTCAAGAATGTTTCGGCGATCTTTCATCTCGCTGGCAAGGTCTCGCGTGACAACGATGATGCCGCTGATATGAACCGAGTGCATCTTGAGGGCACGCGGCTGTTGTGCGAGGCGGCCAAAGAGGCCGGCGTGGGTACGATTGTCCTTGCATCGTCGAGCGGGACGATCGCTGTGAGTGAGACGGACGAGGTCGTTGACGAGACCTACCCACAGCCGGTCGAGATCATTTCGCGTTGGGCATATTACGCGTCAAAGTATTACCAGGAGCGCACCGCTATTGAGAACTTTGACGGCAAAGAGCGGCGGCTGGTGATAATGAATCCGTCGCTGCTGCTTGGCCCCGAGGATGATCGTCTTTCTTCAACAAAACCGGTGCTTGATTTTCTCGGCCGCAAGGTGCCGTATTGCCCGAGCGGCGGGCTGAACTTCGTCGATGCCCGCGATGCGGCGACGGCGTTCATAGCGGCGTTGGAGAAGGGAAAGCATCAGGAGAAATACCTGCTCGGTGCGGCGAATATGACCTTTGCCCGGTTCTTTGGCCGCCTCGAGCGTCTTTCGGGAGTTGCCGCTCCGGCGATGAAGGTGCCGAAGAAACTTGCAATGGCGGGCTCGTCGATGATCAGCTCGCTCTACAAGAACTGGAGCCGCACCTCGCCGGTTGCTCCGAACGAAGTTGAGCAGGCAGAGCACTTCTGGTATTTCTCGTCAGCAAAGGCTGAAGAACAGCTTGGCTTTGCTCCACGAGACCCGCAAGAGACACTCCAGGACACGATCAACCACCTCCGCCACAATTTCCTCGGCGAGGGTGTCTTCAAGTAG
- a CDS encoding type II toxin-antitoxin system VapC family toxin, giving the protein MAGTLADTNVFIAVFKGHRRLGERIKVDRPALSTIVYLELIQGSKNKTEVRKIEKLLRFFKVIHFDEAIGLRAIDLIRKYSKSNGLLLADAIIAATCLENELRLVTFNAKDFHFIQGLAIDVPKP; this is encoded by the coding sequence ATGGCAGGCACCTTGGCTGATACGAACGTATTCATTGCCGTTTTCAAAGGCCATCGTCGCTTAGGTGAACGAATAAAAGTTGACCGTCCTGCACTCAGTACCATTGTCTACTTAGAACTGATACAAGGGTCGAAGAACAAGACTGAAGTCAGGAAGATCGAAAAACTTCTCAGATTCTTCAAGGTCATTCATTTTGACGAGGCAATCGGGCTTCGGGCCATCGATCTTATCCGCAAATATTCGAAAAGTAACGGCTTGCTGTTGGCGGATGCGATCATTGCTGCGACCTGCCTCGAAAATGAGCTCAGACTCGTTACGTTCAACGCAAAGGACTTTCATTTCATCCAAGGCCTAGCAATAGACGTTCCAAAACCGTGA
- the dusB gene encoding tRNA dihydrouridine synthase DusB yields the protein MKPFKIRDITIDPPLILSPMAGVTDYTFRRLIKRRGGVGLVVSEFISVEGLTRGNPKSKRQMRFDEEERPFAVQIFGGRPERMAMGAEMAEEVGADILDVNCGCPAPKVVKNGGGSGLLREPELLETILKEIKKAITIPLTLKLRTGYTEASINVVEVAKMAEQCGVEHIQVHGRTREQGYKGMADWDRIAAVKAAVSIPVSGNGDITTIEYGMRRWRETGVDGILIGRGAMQNPWIFRQFADVLSGREAYQPDLAEKKDVLLEFFSMCREEMPEIVALGKMKQLAGQFTKGLVGGAQFRQTLYHSHSADEILENITMYFETLSSRETFGDGVVEADADLEFASCEPAVVPQAAGRAMSV from the coding sequence GTGAAGCCGTTCAAGATTCGAGACATTACGATCGATCCGCCGCTGATCCTGTCGCCAATGGCGGGCGTGACGGACTACACGTTTCGGCGGCTCATCAAGCGGCGCGGCGGAGTTGGGTTGGTCGTGTCGGAGTTTATCTCGGTCGAGGGGCTGACGCGCGGCAATCCGAAATCAAAGCGGCAAATGCGTTTTGATGAGGAGGAGCGGCCGTTTGCCGTTCAGATCTTCGGCGGGCGGCCCGAGCGGATGGCGATGGGAGCGGAGATGGCCGAGGAGGTCGGCGCCGACATTCTAGATGTGAATTGCGGATGTCCGGCCCCGAAGGTCGTCAAGAACGGCGGCGGTTCGGGCCTGCTCCGCGAGCCGGAGCTTCTCGAGACGATCCTCAAGGAGATCAAGAAGGCGATCACGATCCCGCTGACGCTAAAGCTCCGCACGGGCTATACCGAGGCATCGATCAACGTCGTCGAGGTCGCAAAGATGGCCGAGCAGTGCGGCGTCGAACATATTCAGGTCCACGGCCGCACGCGCGAGCAGGGCTATAAGGGAATGGCCGACTGGGATCGTATTGCCGCCGTAAAGGCAGCCGTCAGCATTCCCGTTTCGGGCAACGGCGATATCACGACGATAGAATATGGCATGCGACGCTGGCGCGAAACGGGCGTTGACGGCATATTGATCGGCCGCGGTGCGATGCAGAATCCGTGGATATTTCGGCAGTTTGCGGACGTGCTTTCTGGCCGTGAGGCGTATCAGCCTGACCTCGCGGAAAAGAAGGACGTGCTGCTCGAATTCTTTTCGATGTGCCGCGAAGAGATGCCTGAGATCGTCGCTCTCGGCAAGATGAAGCAGCTCGCCGGGCAGTTTACCAAGGGCCTGGTGGGCGGCGCTCAGTTTCGCCAGACACTGTATCATTCGCACTCGGCCGACGAGATACTTGAGAACATCACCATGTATTTTGAGACGCTTTCGAGCCGTGAGACGTTCGGTGACGGCGTGGTCGAGGCCGACGCGGATCTTGAATTTGCTTCGTGCGAACCAGCTGTCGTGCCACAGGCCGCAGGCCGCGCTATGTCAGTATAA
- a CDS encoding amidohydrolase has translation MKRVALLFALLLGACGAAAFGQAPISADLVVTNANIRTMDAKRTVTSSLAVLNGRIVALGADTKGLIGARTKVIDAKGRTIIPGLNDAHLHFMATGAQRSQIDLGKGVTSSAEFIRRLKEFAAKLPKGRWIEGGRWDHENWTPAELPTAAMIDAVTPDNPVYVSRLDGHMSLANSLAMRLAGVDKHTKDVAGGEIVRDAAGDPTGIFKDAAEAYIERVIPEANFDQKVEQAIAATEYAASLGITSAQDMGSSALDVRAYQELLRQGKLKTRLYACTPMADFDRWRAAGIAAAFGTPMLRVGCVKGYADGSLGSTTAWLFEPYADAPNTSGLHRADVTTTMKQNIIDADKAGLQVNIHAIGDRANATILDYYAGLDEVNGARDRRFRIEHAQHLRQQDIPRFGKSKVVASMQPMHVYDDGKWAVKRVGTERLKGTYAFRSLLDTGAVIAFGSDSPVANLNAIFGIYAAVTRQTSDLKNPTGWVPDQKITVDEAVRAFTSGSAYAEFQEGVKGTLEVGKLADFVVLSDDIFAIDPAKIRDVRVMTTVVDGRVVFERK, from the coding sequence ATGAAAAGAGTTGCACTCCTCTTTGCCTTATTGCTCGGAGCCTGTGGGGCGGCGGCGTTCGGGCAGGCCCCTATCTCAGCGGACCTTGTCGTGACGAATGCAAATATCCGGACGATGGACGCAAAGCGAACCGTCACGAGTTCACTGGCAGTGTTGAACGGCCGGATCGTCGCGCTCGGCGCCGATACAAAGGGCCTGATCGGCGCAAGAACAAAGGTGATCGATGCCAAAGGCAGGACGATCATCCCTGGCCTTAACGACGCACATCTGCACTTTATGGCTACGGGCGCGCAGCGCTCGCAAATCGATCTTGGGAAGGGTGTGACGAGCTCGGCTGAGTTCATCAGGCGTTTGAAGGAATTTGCCGCAAAACTGCCCAAGGGCCGCTGGATCGAAGGCGGCCGTTGGGACCATGAGAACTGGACGCCGGCCGAACTGCCGACGGCGGCGATGATCGATGCCGTGACACCGGACAATCCGGTCTATGTCAGCCGGCTCGACGGCCATATGTCCCTTGCGAACAGCCTCGCGATGCGGCTCGCAGGCGTTGACAAGCACACAAAGGATGTCGCCGGCGGCGAGATAGTTCGCGATGCGGCGGGAGATCCGACGGGGATCTTTAAAGACGCGGCCGAGGCCTATATCGAACGGGTCATACCCGAGGCGAATTTCGACCAGAAAGTGGAGCAGGCCATTGCCGCGACCGAATACGCAGCCAGTCTCGGCATCACGAGCGCCCAGGACATGGGCTCGTCGGCGCTTGACGTGCGTGCCTATCAAGAGCTGTTACGCCAAGGCAAGCTGAAGACGCGGCTATATGCCTGCACGCCCATGGCGGACTTTGACAGATGGCGTGCGGCGGGCATCGCCGCTGCGTTTGGCACTCCGATGCTTCGTGTCGGCTGCGTCAAGGGTTATGCCGACGGCAGTCTCGGATCGACGACCGCCTGGCTCTTCGAGCCCTATGCTGACGCGCCGAATACGTCGGGACTTCATCGCGCCGACGTGACGACGACCATGAAGCAGAACATCATTGACGCCGACAAGGCAGGGCTTCAGGTCAATATCCACGCGATCGGCGATCGAGCGAATGCGACGATCCTGGACTATTATGCGGGCCTCGATGAGGTGAACGGCGCGCGAGATCGGCGTTTTCGCATCGAACACGCGCAGCATCTGAGGCAGCAGGACATTCCGCGATTTGGGAAGTCAAAGGTTGTCGCATCAATGCAGCCGATGCACGTTTACGACGACGGCAAGTGGGCCGTAAAACGCGTCGGGACTGAGCGATTGAAGGGCACGTATGCGTTTCGATCACTGCTAGATACCGGAGCAGTCATCGCATTCGGGTCCGACTCGCCCGTTGCGAATCTAAATGCCATTTTTGGTATTTACGCAGCCGTGACACGCCAGACGAGCGATCTGAAAAACCCGACGGGCTGGGTGCCGGACCAGAAGATAACGGTTGACGAAGCTGTTCGGGCGTTCACCTCTGGCTCGGCGTATGCGGAGTTTCAGGAGGGCGTTAAGGGCACGCTGGAGGTCGGCAAGCTGGCGGACTTTGTTGTGCTCTCTGACGACATCTTTGCGATCGATCCTGCAAAGATCCGCGATGTTCGTGTCATGACGACCGTGGTCGATGGCCGGGTCGTGTTTGAGCGAAAGTAA
- a CDS encoding amidohydrolase codes for MRAAAIIVFLAAAAAAQQRADLIITNANVRTLDQRRPRAQAIAVSGDRITAVGDAAVLKTLAGPKTRVLDAGGRLVIPGFNDAHVHLTAIGNLFSHMDLSDMTGAEISAAVARCARLIPKGRWILGRGWTDAKGLPTAADLDAAAGEHPVLLYSKDYSFGLANSQALRDSRITAPNGVISGAELEKVRSRVPADYASNWAEIIETAGNYAASLGVTSVQDVHSDDLFDVLTRLNQAGRLNVRVYDCIGISDRQKLIKAGVRAAGGSPMARRGCLKGMADGEDGEIAELGEAVTEADRAGLQVMVHAIGPLSNANTLAAFERVIVANGTRDRRFRVEHAARMRTADIGRLARAGIIASMQPFLFYSGPRLGDEYRHILNARARVAFGSDSSMIDLDPLPGIHAAVNSGRRSISVNEAVTAYTLGSAYAEFQEREKGTIETGKLADIVILSEDIFMIDRSRIRDVTVVTTVMGGRIVYDSR; via the coding sequence ATGCGCGCCGCGGCGATCATAGTCTTTCTGGCGGCCGCCGCCGCTGCACAGCAGCGAGCCGATCTCATAATCACGAACGCAAACGTCAGGACGCTTGATCAACGCCGGCCGCGGGCACAGGCGATAGCTGTTTCGGGCGACAGGATCACTGCGGTCGGGGATGCCGCCGTTCTCAAAACGCTGGCGGGCCCCAAAACGCGCGTCCTCGATGCCGGCGGACGGCTCGTCATTCCCGGATTCAACGACGCACACGTCCATCTGACCGCGATCGGCAATCTTTTCTCGCACATGGATCTCAGCGACATGACCGGTGCCGAAATTTCGGCGGCCGTCGCCAGATGCGCCCGTCTCATCCCAAAGGGTCGATGGATACTCGGCCGCGGCTGGACCGACGCAAAGGGCCTGCCAACGGCGGCCGACCTCGACGCTGCCGCGGGCGAACATCCGGTCCTTCTTTACTCGAAGGACTATTCCTTCGGCTTGGCAAACTCGCAAGCCCTCCGCGATTCACGCATCACGGCGCCCAATGGCGTCATCAGCGGTGCCGAGCTCGAAAAAGTGCGTAGCCGAGTGCCTGCCGATTATGCGTCAAACTGGGCCGAGATCATCGAGACTGCGGGCAATTACGCAGCATCGCTCGGCGTTACAAGTGTGCAGGACGTTCACTCCGATGACCTCTTTGATGTCCTGACACGCCTGAACCAGGCCGGCAGGCTCAATGTCCGGGTTTACGATTGTATTGGCATTAGTGACCGGCAGAAACTAATTAAGGCGGGCGTGCGGGCGGCCGGCGGCTCACCGATGGCCCGGCGCGGTTGTCTCAAAGGCATGGCCGACGGCGAAGACGGTGAGATCGCGGAGCTTGGCGAAGCCGTTACCGAAGCCGACCGCGCCGGCCTGCAAGTAATGGTCCACGCGATAGGGCCGCTCTCGAACGCAAACACGCTTGCGGCGTTTGAACGCGTGATCGTTGCCAATGGCACGCGCGATCGGCGCTTTCGCGTCGAACACGCCGCCCGGATGCGCACGGCCGACATTGGCCGACTCGCGCGAGCCGGCATCATTGCGTCGATGCAGCCATTTCTTTTTTACAGCGGGCCAAGACTCGGTGATGAATATCGACACATCCTGAATGCAAGAGCGCGGGTCGCCTTCGGTTCCGATTCCTCAATGATCGATCTCGACCCGCTGCCCGGCATTCACGCCGCAGTCAACAGCGGACGGCGCTCGATCTCGGTGAATGAGGCGGTGACGGCCTACACGCTCGGTTCGGCCTACGCTGAGTTTCAGGAGCGAGAAAAGGGGACGATCGAGACTGGGAAACTCGCTGACATCGTTATCCTCTCGGAAGACATCTTTATGATCGATCGTTCGAGGATCAGGGATGTTACGGTCGTCACGACCGTTATGGGCGGCCGGATTGTGTACGACAGCCGCTAA